One genomic window of Cellulophaga sp. Hel_I_12 includes the following:
- a CDS encoding VCBS repeat-containing protein translates to MKYVLLIVILSTLFFSCDSKKSESTLYLLKDNSTGIEFENTLVYTEQLNPYTYRNFYNGGGVALGDINNDGLLDIYFTGNLVNNKLYLNKGNFKFEDITSKAGVACDNVWSSGATFVDINNDGLLDIYVCKAGPPSDSPNRSNELFINNGDLTFTEQSKKYGLNITGLSVQAAFFDFDKDGDLDCYLLNNSIRSVGGYDLIKDQRDKATASGNKLFKNENGFFIDASKENNIYTSAIGFGLGITLSDFNQDNWTDIYISNDFFEKDYLYLNNNGLNFEESVEEKFNAIPMGSMGADAADLDNDLLPDMMVTEMLPQTLERQKSKATYESWDKYSLAVKNGYFYQFPRNALQRNLGASGFMEISRFSGVDATEWSWGTLLFDMNNDGLKDIFVSNGIYKDLLDRDYLNYMANEAQIRNMMSNDKNIITKLIDLMPSKAIPNAAYLNLGDFSFKEANEELGLNTPSFSNGSAYGDLDNDGDLDLVVNNVNMASFVYENTTDTTKNKFIKIRFKGKGNNTSAIGTKIIAYFDKGKNSMFENYPSKGFQSSVAPEILMGFGNISTVDSLVVIWPDQAIRVLKNLTVNKTITIEQQNSSTKKYSPPKKIAAFGIEKIAPFFSFKHEENNYIDFKREQLLDRMTNNEGPAMATADLNGDGFVDFYLGGAKNQKSQLFMSNKDGSYATIDKPFEFDKNAEDTDAIFFDSDLDGDLDLYVCSGGKAFSKYDSNLEDRLYINTNNTFIKSTSPLPFPKRISSASVEAFDYDLDGDLDLFVGERYNPQVYGEPSSGFLLKNEGNNKFSLDQQGTFESIGMITKVVSADLNNDNWPDLVIGGEWMPISIFINKNGQFINETNSFQLNKSVGIWSTLAINDIDDDGDFDIIAGNIGQNNFYKKGTTIFVYDFDNNGTTEQIICQKTNGKYYPIADRDELISQIPSLKKKLLYYKDYAIADMETMFTAETLKASVKLTLDTSASALFINHNNTFESLILPPEIQYSQNYAIQVYDITKDGVKDIFFGGNQDLIKPRFGKLDASKGWLLTGTKINGQYRFNEVSPLNISGQIRGFKIIQYNQRTILTTSINNDILNFYEIK, encoded by the coding sequence ATGAAATACGTACTACTGATTGTTATATTAAGTACCCTATTCTTTTCCTGTGATTCAAAAAAAAGTGAATCTACCTTATACCTCTTAAAAGATAACTCAACTGGCATTGAGTTTGAAAATACACTAGTGTATACCGAGCAATTAAACCCCTATACCTATAGAAATTTCTATAACGGAGGTGGTGTAGCTCTAGGTGATATTAACAACGATGGACTATTAGATATTTATTTTACCGGAAATTTAGTCAACAATAAATTATACCTCAACAAAGGAAATTTTAAGTTTGAAGATATCACGAGTAAGGCAGGTGTTGCCTGTGATAACGTGTGGTCTTCAGGAGCAACTTTTGTCGATATTAATAATGATGGTTTACTTGATATCTATGTATGCAAGGCCGGGCCACCTAGCGATAGCCCAAATAGGTCAAACGAATTATTTATAAATAATGGTGACTTAACCTTTACTGAACAATCTAAAAAGTATGGCTTAAATATTACAGGTTTATCTGTACAAGCTGCATTTTTTGATTTTGACAAAGACGGAGATTTAGATTGCTATTTATTAAATAATTCTATTCGCTCCGTTGGCGGTTACGATTTAATAAAAGATCAAAGAGATAAAGCAACAGCATCAGGAAATAAACTATTCAAGAATGAAAATGGATTTTTTATAGATGCATCTAAAGAAAATAATATCTACACAAGTGCTATAGGCTTCGGTTTAGGCATAACTTTAAGTGACTTTAATCAAGATAATTGGACAGACATTTATATTTCTAATGATTTTTTTGAAAAAGATTATTTATACCTGAATAACAACGGATTAAATTTTGAAGAAAGTGTTGAAGAAAAATTTAATGCTATTCCCATGGGTTCCATGGGGGCTGATGCCGCAGACTTAGATAACGATTTACTACCAGATATGATGGTCACAGAAATGTTGCCTCAAACCTTAGAACGCCAAAAATCAAAAGCAACCTACGAATCTTGGGATAAATATTCATTAGCTGTAAAAAACGGTTATTTTTACCAATTTCCCAGAAATGCATTACAGCGTAATTTAGGAGCATCAGGTTTTATGGAAATTAGCCGATTTTCTGGGGTTGATGCCACAGAATGGAGCTGGGGAACCTTATTATTTGATATGAATAACGATGGTTTAAAAGATATTTTTGTGAGCAACGGTATTTATAAAGACCTTCTCGATAGAGACTATCTTAACTATATGGCCAACGAAGCTCAAATTAGAAATATGATGAGTAATGACAAAAACATCATTACAAAATTAATAGATTTGATGCCTTCTAAAGCCATCCCCAACGCTGCCTATTTAAATTTAGGCGACTTTTCCTTTAAAGAAGCAAATGAAGAATTGGGCTTAAATACACCAAGCTTTAGTAACGGCAGCGCTTACGGGGATTTAGACAATGATGGAGATTTAGACCTGGTGGTGAATAACGTAAACATGGCTTCTTTTGTCTATGAAAACACCACAGATACCACTAAAAACAAATTTATAAAAATTCGTTTTAAAGGAAAAGGAAATAATACAAGTGCTATTGGTACTAAAATTATTGCTTACTTTGACAAGGGAAAGAATAGCATGTTTGAAAATTACCCTTCCAAAGGATTTCAAAGTTCCGTGGCACCCGAAATTTTAATGGGATTTGGAAATATTTCTACCGTAGATAGTTTAGTGGTAATTTGGCCAGACCAGGCTATAAGGGTTTTGAAAAACCTTACAGTCAATAAAACCATTACTATTGAACAACAAAACAGCTCAACTAAAAAATATAGTCCTCCAAAGAAAATAGCAGCCTTTGGTATCGAAAAAATAGCACCCTTTTTTAGCTTTAAACACGAAGAAAATAATTACATCGACTTTAAAAGAGAACAACTACTGGATAGGATGACTAATAATGAAGGTCCAGCCATGGCGACAGCTGACTTGAATGGTGATGGATTTGTAGACTTTTATTTAGGTGGGGCTAAAAACCAAAAGAGTCAATTATTTATGTCGAACAAAGATGGCTCTTACGCCACTATCGACAAGCCTTTTGAATTCGATAAAAATGCAGAAGACACAGATGCAATCTTTTTCGACAGTGATTTAGATGGTGATTTAGACCTTTATGTTTGTAGCGGTGGCAAAGCCTTTTCTAAATACGACTCTAATTTAGAAGACCGGCTCTATATTAATACGAACAATACCTTTATAAAAAGCACCTCACCCCTTCCCTTTCCTAAAAGAATTAGCAGCGCAAGCGTTGAGGCTTTCGATTATGATTTAGATGGTGATTTAGACTTATTCGTAGGAGAAAGGTATAACCCACAAGTTTATGGAGAGCCTAGTTCAGGATTCCTTTTAAAAAATGAAGGCAATAATAAATTTAGCCTAGACCAACAGGGTACATTTGAAAGTATTGGTATGATTACTAAAGTAGTTAGCGCTGACTTAAATAATGATAATTGGCCTGATTTAGTCATTGGCGGTGAATGGATGCCGATTTCGATATTTATCAACAAAAATGGACAGTTTATTAATGAGACGAATTCATTTCAACTAAACAAAAGTGTTGGTATATGGTCTACATTAGCGATAAACGATATCGATGATGATGGTGATTTTGATATTATTGCTGGCAATATAGGCCAAAATAACTTTTACAAAAAAGGAACAACGATTTTCGTATATGATTTTGATAACAATGGTACTACAGAACAAATTATTTGTCAAAAAACAAATGGAAAATATTATCCTATCGCGGATCGAGACGAGTTAATTTCACAAATACCTTCCTTGAAAAAGAAATTATTATATTATAAAGATTATGCCATAGCTGATATGGAGACTATGTTTACTGCAGAAACGCTAAAAGCTTCCGTAAAATTAACACTCGATACCAGTGCATCTGCACTTTTTATAAATCATAACAATACATTTGAAAGCCTAATTTTACCCCCAGAGATTCAGTATTCACAGAACTATGCCATACAAGTTTATGATATTACTAAAGATGGTGTTAAAGATATTTTTTTTGGTGGCAATCAAGACTTAATAAAGCCAAGATTTGGTAAATTAGATGCCTCAAAAGGTTGGCTTTTAACGGGAACAAAAATTAACGGGCAGTATCGTTTTAATGAAGTAAGCCCTCTAAATATATCAGGACAAATTAGGGGCTTTAAAATTATTCAATACAATCAAAGAACAATACTCACCACCAGTATAAATAATGATATTTTAAATTTTTATGAAATCAAATAA
- a CDS encoding SusC/RagA family TonB-linked outer membrane protein gives MKIKLFKSLLMAGAFLCFGFMQAQEVSGTVSDANGPLPGASVLVKGTTNGTQTDFDGNYTLNNVGSNAILVFSYIGFSSQEIAVGGRSTINVTLAEDAQALEEIVVVGYGSSTKKEITSAVTKVDEESFNKGTINSASELLQGKVAGLSIYNKGGNPNEDAVIRLRGISSVGANSQPLIVIDGVIGASLNNVDPSDIKELTVLKDGSAAAIYGSRGSAGVIIVTTKSGKSGASEVTYNGSVAASSIARTIDILSGEDFAAAGGTDLGSRTDWLDLVTRDAITNIHNIAISGGQDNTNFRVSTNFRDAQGILENSGFDQFNTRFNATTTVLNDKLKIDFNASYTKRDSDFGFNEALRYAILYNPTAPVFGVDSPFPFNADPYGGYFETLGLFDSFNPVSIINQNTNKGSRNEFTYSANFKYLVTNDFTVNAMYSEQNSKYTNSEYYRTTSLFRGAATSPTRKGLARLSSGENRFKLFEMYGDYNLDPTEKLNLKITGGYSWQQENFNNYFLAAGDFPNDNLSYIDALEWSQDRINAGFIDINSDRSPDQKIIAMFGRISGTFDDAIYFNASVRREGSTKLGDNNKWGVFPAFGLGADLNKYLNLDQVDLFKVRLGYGVTGSLPGQYGLARDQYNPTGNLLSSVLVRNANPDLKWEQKAETNLGFEFNRGRLSTTLDLYTRKVSDFILERAVDVALYPSGSRVENGGDLSTNGLELAVNYDIVKQDDFTYNAGLIFSTYKTTLDSFDQTALRGNLGAPGQNDTNVILVQEGQEIGQIYGALWTGDIVDGRQTFVDVNGDGNTDAAQTSQVIGNLIDADEDGVQDGDLTRLGKGIPDFELSWSNVFRYKNWDAQVFFRGAFGHSLVNNFRVFYEPRVGSQSSYNFVNTELAEPTITNAQFSSLYVEKADFIKLDNMSVGYTFNMADNKYIKGLRLSLAGQNLFVITGYTGADPEPSLQDRGAVDNGNFLGLGSDPLVPGIDRRYNYFAARTFTLGVNVNF, from the coding sequence ATGAAGATTAAGCTATTTAAAAGCTTGTTAATGGCAGGGGCATTTTTATGTTTTGGCTTTATGCAAGCGCAAGAGGTATCCGGAACAGTTTCCGATGCCAATGGGCCTTTACCTGGCGCTAGCGTTCTTGTAAAAGGAACTACAAACGGTACACAAACCGATTTTGATGGGAACTACACATTAAACAATGTAGGCAGCAATGCTATTCTAGTATTTAGTTACATTGGCTTTAGTAGCCAAGAGATTGCTGTTGGCGGAAGGTCAACAATTAATGTTACACTTGCGGAAGATGCTCAGGCATTGGAGGAAATTGTAGTAGTTGGTTATGGTAGTTCTACTAAAAAAGAAATTACTTCTGCTGTTACAAAGGTAGATGAAGAATCTTTTAACAAAGGTACAATCAACTCGGCCTCAGAATTATTACAAGGTAAAGTTGCAGGTTTAAGTATTTACAATAAAGGGGGTAACCCAAATGAAGACGCCGTTATTCGTTTAAGAGGTATTTCTTCTGTGGGCGCAAACTCTCAACCTTTAATTGTTATCGATGGTGTAATTGGAGCGTCTTTAAATAACGTAGATCCAAGCGATATTAAAGAATTAACTGTACTTAAAGATGGTTCCGCTGCTGCTATTTATGGTTCTCGTGGATCTGCAGGGGTTATTATTGTAACTACTAAAAGCGGTAAATCTGGCGCTAGTGAAGTTACCTATAATGGTTCTGTTGCCGCCTCTTCTATAGCTAGAACTATTGATATTTTATCGGGTGAAGATTTTGCTGCTGCCGGAGGTACTGATTTAGGAAGTAGAACTGACTGGTTAGATTTAGTAACAAGAGATGCAATCACAAACATTCACAACATTGCTATTTCTGGAGGTCAAGACAACACTAATTTTAGAGTATCTACAAACTTTAGAGATGCACAAGGTATTTTAGAAAACTCTGGTTTTGATCAATTCAATACTAGATTTAATGCTACTACGACTGTTTTAAATGATAAATTAAAAATAGATTTTAATGCATCGTATACGAAGAGAGATTCTGATTTTGGATTTAATGAAGCCCTTCGTTATGCCATTCTTTATAACCCAACAGCACCTGTATTCGGTGTAGATTCACCTTTTCCATTTAATGCCGATCCTTATGGTGGCTATTTTGAGACTTTAGGTTTGTTTGATAGCTTTAACCCAGTTTCAATCATTAATCAAAACACCAATAAAGGAAGTCGTAATGAATTTACTTACAGTGCTAACTTTAAGTATTTAGTTACTAACGATTTTACCGTTAATGCCATGTATTCAGAGCAAAACTCAAAATACACAAATAGTGAATACTATAGAACCACCTCTTTATTTAGAGGGGCTGCTACTAGCCCAACACGAAAAGGACTAGCTAGACTTTCTTCTGGAGAAAATAGATTTAAATTATTTGAAATGTATGGGGATTATAACTTAGACCCTACAGAAAAATTAAATTTAAAAATTACTGGTGGTTATTCTTGGCAACAAGAAAATTTTAATAACTACTTTTTAGCTGCAGGTGATTTTCCAAATGACAACTTATCCTATATAGACGCATTAGAGTGGTCTCAAGATAGAATTAACGCAGGTTTTATTGATATCAACAGCGACCGTTCTCCAGACCAAAAAATTATCGCAATGTTCGGAAGAATCAGCGGTACTTTTGATGATGCTATCTACTTTAACGCATCGGTACGTAGAGAAGGTTCTACTAAATTAGGAGATAACAACAAATGGGGTGTTTTCCCTGCTTTTGGTTTAGGAGCTGATTTAAACAAATACCTAAACTTAGACCAAGTAGACTTATTTAAAGTACGTTTAGGATACGGGGTTACAGGTTCTTTACCTGGACAATATGGTCTGGCTAGGGATCAATACAACCCAACGGGTAATTTATTATCTAGTGTTTTGGTACGTAACGCGAACCCAGATTTAAAATGGGAGCAAAAGGCAGAAACCAATTTAGGTTTTGAATTTAACAGAGGTCGTTTATCTACTACATTAGATTTATATACCCGTAAAGTATCTGATTTCATTCTAGAAAGAGCCGTTGATGTTGCTCTTTACCCATCAGGAAGTAGAGTTGAAAATGGCGGAGACTTATCTACCAATGGTCTTGAATTGGCTGTAAATTATGACATCGTTAAACAAGATGACTTTACGTATAATGCTGGTTTAATTTTTTCTACCTACAAAACTACTTTAGATTCTTTTGACCAAACGGCTTTAAGAGGTAATTTAGGAGCTCCAGGTCAGAATGATACGAATGTAATTTTAGTTCAAGAAGGTCAAGAGATTGGACAAATTTACGGCGCATTGTGGACAGGTGATATTGTAGACGGTAGACAAACCTTTGTAGATGTAAATGGTGATGGTAATACAGATGCTGCTCAAACTTCACAGGTAATTGGAAATCTTATTGATGCAGACGAGGACGGTGTTCAAGACGGAGATTTGACGAGATTAGGAAAAGGTATTCCTGATTTTGAATTAAGCTGGTCTAACGTTTTCAGATACAAAAACTGGGATGCTCAAGTATTTTTTAGAGGTGCTTTTGGTCACAGTTTAGTAAATAACTTTAGAGTTTTTTATGAGCCTAGAGTAGGAAGCCAAAGTTCTTATAACTTTGTGAATACAGAATTAGCAGAACCAACCATTACAAATGCTCAATTTAGTTCTTTGTATGTTGAAAAAGCTGATTTTATTAAATTAGACAACATGTCGGTTGGCTATACCTTTAACATGGCAGATAATAAGTATATTAAAGGGCTAAGATTATCGTTAGCAGGTCAAAATCTATTCGTGATTACAGGCTACACAGGAGCAGATCCAGAGCCATCACTACAAGATAGGGGTGCTGTCGATAATGGCAATTTCCTAGGTTTAGGTTCTGATCCATTAGTACCAGGTATCGATAGAAGGTATAATTATTTTGCAGCTAGAACTTTTACTTTAGGTGTAAATGTTAATTTTTAA
- a CDS encoding RagB/SusD family nutrient uptake outer membrane protein, with protein MKNIYKSILMCSALVSFSACTDLEENLVGEIQTEFNGSEPSFGNFDGGGGGPSDAVSSAYAQLRESGTANHGGYWSVQSVSSDEMAVTQKGGDWFDGGIWIDMHRHTYPPSNGPINGAWTGQYAAIGACNTALASGDLDENQTAQVRALRAFFYYRLVDLFGRVKIVTTPGVDAPQATRVQVYNFIEAELLATLGITAVSPTMDLSNSPLTTEVNPYRINQYAALGLLAKLYLNAEVFAGTPKYSEAAIAASYVIDNGSYILCDTGCSVPNPAQRPSVESDPDELEGYAAVFAPNNQDNPEIIWSVAYDNVTGANMNFAQMTLHYSSQFTWNIQNQPWNGYSALEEFYNSYDDTDKRKENNFLVGPQLDYEGSVILDYAAPIDELELNYSTDINELEPDASRKGGARMSKFSFRQGQRDNMDNDYPIIRLGDLYLIRAEGLARAAGNWSLALPDVNTIRARAGLTTALGSLTADEFLAERGREMFMEVTRRQDLIRFGKFNDAWWEKPASAPFRNLFPIPQEQISAPGSGLTQNPGY; from the coding sequence ATGAAAAATATATATAAATCAATTTTAATGTGTTCTGCACTCGTTAGTTTTAGTGCGTGTACAGACTTAGAAGAGAATTTGGTAGGTGAAATACAAACCGAATTTAATGGATCAGAGCCTAGTTTTGGAAATTTTGATGGTGGCGGGGGAGGCCCTAGTGATGCTGTAAGTTCGGCATATGCCCAATTAAGAGAATCTGGAACAGCAAACCATGGTGGTTATTGGTCCGTACAATCCGTTTCATCGGATGAAATGGCCGTAACTCAAAAAGGGGGTGACTGGTTTGACGGTGGTATCTGGATTGATATGCACAGGCATACGTATCCGCCATCAAACGGACCTATTAATGGTGCTTGGACGGGACAATATGCTGCTATTGGAGCTTGTAATACTGCTCTGGCTTCTGGTGATTTAGATGAAAATCAAACAGCACAAGTAAGAGCCTTACGTGCATTTTTCTACTATCGTTTAGTAGATTTATTTGGACGTGTGAAAATAGTTACTACTCCTGGGGTTGATGCTCCGCAAGCTACAAGAGTTCAGGTGTACAATTTTATTGAAGCTGAATTATTAGCTACTTTAGGAATAACTGCTGTATCTCCTACTATGGACTTATCAAACAGCCCATTAACAACTGAAGTTAATCCGTATAGAATTAACCAATATGCTGCTTTAGGCTTATTAGCTAAATTGTATTTAAATGCAGAAGTTTTTGCTGGTACTCCCAAATATTCAGAGGCAGCAATTGCGGCAAGTTATGTTATTGACAATGGTAGTTATATTCTTTGTGATACTGGATGTTCAGTGCCAAATCCTGCTCAAAGACCGAGTGTAGAATCTGATCCAGATGAATTAGAAGGATATGCTGCTGTATTTGCACCCAACAACCAAGATAATCCAGAAATCATCTGGTCAGTTGCTTATGATAATGTTACAGGTGCCAACATGAATTTTGCACAGATGACATTACATTATTCTAGCCAATTTACTTGGAATATTCAAAACCAACCTTGGAATGGCTATTCTGCTTTAGAAGAATTTTATAATTCTTATGATGATACCGATAAGCGTAAAGAGAATAACTTTTTAGTAGGTCCTCAATTAGATTATGAAGGTTCTGTTATTTTAGATTATGCTGCTCCTATTGATGAATTAGAATTAAATTACTCAACAGACATAAATGAATTAGAGCCAGATGCTTCTAGAAAAGGTGGGGCTCGTATGAGTAAATTTAGCTTTAGACAAGGGCAAAGAGATAACATGGATAATGATTACCCTATTATTCGTCTAGGTGATTTATACCTAATTAGAGCTGAAGGTTTAGCTCGCGCTGCTGGGAATTGGTCATTAGCTTTGCCAGATGTAAACACCATCAGAGCAAGAGCAGGTTTAACAACAGCATTAGGTTCTTTAACTGCAGATGAATTTTTAGCAGAAAGAGGAAGAGAAATGTTTATGGAAGTGACAAGACGTCAAGATTTAATACGTTTTGGCAAGTTCAATGATGCATGGTGGGAAAAGCCAGCTTCTGCCCCTTTCAGAAATTTATTTCCAATACCACAAGAGCAAATTTCAGCTCCAGGAAGTGGCTTAACGCAAAACCCTGGTTACTAG
- a CDS encoding LacI family DNA-binding transcriptional regulator — MKQKITLKHIARELEVSISTVSKALKNSEEISRDTKEKIQAFAKLYNYKPNNIAISLKNKRTKNIGVIIPDIVHHFFTTVFRGIEKYANAKGYNVIVCVSDESFDKEVINMEILANGSVDGFIMSLSAETQLNNDYNHLNELIEQGIPLVLFDRVTDSVACDKVLINDKDGAYRAVKKLLSNGRKKIALIATEDYLSVSKDRTMGYLQALKESDIEIDENLILKLPSMSSVEGDKMETFFKNQQVDAVLCVNEIYAIHGMRIAQKMGYKIPEDISFIGFTDGILSKFSNPTLTSVAQHGEKMGEIAAEMLIEKVESENDVETFRTEILEATIVERESTEN; from the coding sequence ATGAAACAAAAAATAACTTTAAAGCATATCGCAAGAGAATTAGAAGTTTCGATTTCAACGGTATCTAAAGCTTTAAAAAATAGTGAGGAAATTAGTCGAGACACCAAGGAAAAAATACAAGCTTTCGCTAAATTATACAACTACAAACCCAATAATATAGCGATTAGTTTAAAAAATAAAAGAACTAAAAATATTGGCGTAATTATTCCAGATATCGTACACCATTTTTTCACCACAGTTTTTAGAGGAATCGAAAAATACGCGAATGCAAAAGGCTACAATGTTATTGTTTGTGTCTCGGACGAATCTTTTGATAAGGAAGTAATTAACATGGAAATTCTCGCGAATGGCAGCGTCGATGGCTTTATCATGTCTTTATCTGCAGAAACGCAACTAAATAACGACTACAACCATTTAAATGAATTAATTGAACAAGGTATACCATTGGTGCTGTTTGATCGAGTGACCGATTCAGTAGCCTGTGATAAGGTATTAATCAATGATAAAGATGGTGCGTATAGAGCGGTTAAAAAACTACTTTCAAATGGAAGAAAAAAAATAGCTTTAATTGCCACTGAAGACTATCTGAGTGTGAGTAAAGATAGAACAATGGGATATTTACAAGCCTTAAAAGAGTCTGACATAGAAATAGATGAAAATTTAATTCTAAAATTACCATCTATGAGCAGTGTTGAAGGAGATAAAATGGAAACCTTTTTTAAAAATCAGCAAGTAGATGCTGTTTTATGTGTGAATGAAATTTATGCTATTCATGGCATGCGTATCGCTCAAAAAATGGGCTATAAAATACCAGAAGATATTTCTTTTATAGGATTTACGGATGGTATCTTATCAAAATTTTCAAACCCTACATTAACATCTGTAGCGCAGCATGGAGAAAAAATGGGGGAGATAGCAGCGGAAATGCTCATCGAAAAGGTAGAGAGTGAAAATGATGTAGAAACCTTTAGAACAGAAATATTAGAAGCCACCATTGTGGAAAGAGAATCAACAGAAAACTAA